One Malus sylvestris chromosome 14, drMalSylv7.2, whole genome shotgun sequence DNA segment encodes these proteins:
- the LOC126600795 gene encoding protein NUCLEAR FUSION DEFECTIVE 2 codes for MPRRRFALAAVFVLAILPHIQGLANDEQHDLISIRSSPFETALETLQVQIGYKYKKIGLLRRAMTHASFSEENNKALSILGANVIETSVSMRSLESNLEISAKELNRRISDVSKVESSCAADGKRLGLHKVVRVSPKTDSSAPLVVCGAFRAVFGAIALDTEKADDAGECFWRVHGGQVGGALAM; via the exons ATGCCTCGTCGTCGTTTCGCCCTCGCCGCCGTTTTCGTCCTCGCAATCCTTCCTCATATTCAG GGTTTGGCGAACGATGAGCAGCACGATCTGATCTCCATACGATCATCGCCGTTCGAAACAGCCCTCGAAACCCTTCAGGTGCAAATTGG GTATAAGTACAAAAAAATTGGTCTCCTGCGCCGTGCCATGACCCATGCCTCCTTCTCCGAAGAGAACAACAAGGCACTGAGCATTTTGGGTGCCAATGTCATAGAAACATCGGTCTCTATGAGATCACTTGAAAGCAACCTTGAGATATCTGCAAAAGAGTTGAACCGCCGCATTTCTGATGTCTCGAAAGTAGAATCTTCCTGTGCTGCTGACGGGAAGCGATTGGGGTTGCATAAGGTGGTTAGAGTCTCTCCCAAGACCGATTCTTCAGCTCCCTTGGTGGTTTGTGGGGCTTTCAGAGCGGTCTTTGGTGCAATTGCTCTTGATACTGAGAAGGCTGATGATGCTGGAGAATGTTTCTGGCGTGTTCATGGTGGCCAAGTTGGAGGAGCTCTTGCAATGTAA